The Actinomycetes bacterium genome includes the window CGCGGTGCTTGGCGCCAGACTGGATGGTCTGCGGCGCGATCTTGGCCCAGGAGACCAGGTGGCCGGGGGTGGGGAACTGGCCCATGTCCAGCCCGAGTTCGGCGATGATGATCTGGGCGGCCTTGCTGCCGATGCCGGGGACCTCGTCCAGGCGTTGCATTGCCGGCAGCGGGCGCTGGGCTGGAGCTCCAGCGCCACTGGTGGGCCCGGGCTCGGGTCCATCGGCTGGTACCTGGGCGGCGGGGATCGCCGCGATCGCTTCCTCGATCAGCGTGGTGAGCTGGTCGATCTGCGCGGTCAGCCCGTCGATCTGGTCCAGCAGGATCCTGGCCAGACGGGCGTGGTGGTCGCTGAACTGGCCGGTGAGGGCCTCCACCAGCGCCGCCCGTTTGACGCGCAACCGGCCGCGGGCCAACTCGGCCAGCACCTTGGGATCGCGCTGCCCGGCGATCAACGCCTCCAGCATGGCCCGGCCGGAGACCCCGAAGATGTCGGTCGCCACCGTCCCAAGCTTGATCAGCGCGTCCTCCAGCAGCTTCTCCACCCGCTGCTTGTGCCGGGAGCGCTCCTCGGTCAGGTCCACACGCAGCCGGGTCAGGTCCCGCAGCCGGCGGATCTCAGCAGGCGGGATAAACGAGGGCCGCAGCATGCCTCGCTCGTTCAGCTTGCATAGCCACACCGCGTCCAGCCGATCGGTCTTGGGCCGACCCGGGACCTGCTTGACGTCACGCGCGTTGACCAGCCACACCAACAACCCGTGGGCTTGGAGCAGGTACACAAACGGCCGCCAGTAGTCCGAGGTGGACTCCACCACGACCCGCTGGATCCCCTGGCAGACCAGACGGTCGGCCAGCTCCATGATCGCGGAGGTGGTGGCGGCAACCTCCCACACCGTGGTGACCCGCTTCCCCGCCTTGGCCTGGTGCGGCACGCGCGTGCAGACCATGCCCGATGCCTTGCCCACGTCGATCGCGGCGACCCGCGCCAGGATCTCCTCCTGCTCCTCGACCTCGACCTGCCGGCCCTGTGGCACCGACCCCTCCCCTCCTCACTGCATCGCAGGGCGGGTCGCGGGGTTGCCCGGGGGCTCGG containing:
- a CDS encoding IS110 family transposase — encoded protein: MPQGRQVEVEEQEEILARVAAIDVGKASGMVCTRVPHQAKAGKRVTTVWEVAATTSAIMELADRLVCQGIQRVVVESTSDYWRPFVYLLQAHGLLVWLVNARDVKQVPGRPKTDRLDAVWLCKLNERGMLRPSFIPPAEIRRLRDLTRLRVDLTEERSRHKQRVEKLLEDALIKLGTVATDIFGVSGRAMLEALIAGQRDPKVLAELARGRLRVKRAALVEALTGQFSDHHARLARILLDQIDGLTAQIDQLTTLIEEAIAAIPAAQVPADGPEPGPTSGAGAPAQRPLPAMQRLDEVPGIGSKAAQIIIAELGLDMGQFPTPGHLVSWAKIAPQTIQSGAKHRAGPTGKGNPYLRGALGEVAAAAAKTDTFLGERYRRLVRRRGKLKALVAIARSILVIIWHLLADPTARFRDLGADYHTSRIDTGRKTRSLVRQLEALGHTVTLQPAA